CTCCCTCTACTTTCCTCCAACAGAAGGTAAGCGTGTCCGTCGTGCTGGGGACCAGAATCCCTCCCAGGGTCcacactgagctgcagggagaggctggggtgGAGGTCTCCAGCACTGTCCCACCACCCCCAGGATGTggggcagccccgggagccACCCTGTtgaatcccagctccctgatCCGACACTTGGATGGCAGCTACCGGATCTACCACAGTGGCTGaatgagctgtccctgctcctggctctgtgttttGAATCCAGCAGCAACAATAAGTGAATCACCCCAGGGCTCACAACTTGCTCCCCAGCTTCCTCCCGGGATGTTGTCACATTCAGCCTGGCCGCACCTGGGAGCTTGGGGCACCCGAAAATAAATCCCCGGGAACAGAAAGGCTCTTCCTCTCTCATTTCTGTGTTGCTCTGCAGCACTTGGATTATAAACTCGATGAGAGCATTTCCTCTGCCTAACTGTGGCCAAGGTAGCTAGATCCCCTTCGAGCATCTCATGCTCATGTGCCCTATTCCAGGAGGGAGCTCAGGTCTCCTCCAGCTTTCCCTGGTGGAGTTAAACACACTCCACTCTGCCCTCCTTGTGCCCGCTGAGCTTTAAAGCAAATCCTGCCCAACCCTGCTGCTGTGAACATGGATGAAATCACTGCTACTGGAAAGTTTAGCAGGAAAGGGTCACCCTGCAGCAACCCTAGCTGCTCCATTCCCGGCTATTTGGAGGATAAATATCAGAGGATGTTCCACAAAAAAATTGCACTGTTTGAGAGATGCAGCAGGCTTGTGCTGTTTCTGCAGCCTCCAAGGTGGATGTTGATGCTGGGTGGGCAGGGCTCTGGCTTCTGTCCATGCCCTGAGCCCCGTGTCCCCTTCACAGGTGACCATCACAGTCCTGGACGAGAATGACAACAGCCCCCAGTTCGACATCACCTCTGACTCGTCTGTCAGCGTGGCCGAGGACAGCGCCGTGGGCAAGAGGGTGGCCCTGGTCCTGGCCCGAGATCCAGATGCAGGCAGGAACGGCCAGGTAGGGAGGGAgacatttggacaatgctctcaggcacatggtgtgattcctGGGGttttcctgtgcagggccagagttggactcgatgatccttgtgggtcccttccaacttctCCGAGGCTGTGTGTAGCCTTTCACTGATGCAGAAATTCCCCTCCCAACCCCTTCCCACTACACCCCTGTGAGAGCAAATTCTGGTCAATAATGACAGtgattttgtggggtttgtacAGTGAGTACCAACAGccaaagcagcaggagaggtaAAACATTTTCCTTGGGCTGTCTGGGGCAAAGAGCTCTGTGGGACAAGTGTTAAAAGGAGCCCTGCAATCTGAAAACCAGCTGTGGCCTCTCCCGTTGTGGGGGCTGGCAGAAAAATCCTTGGCAGACTGAGCAGGAAGCTCTCTGACATTTGCTATTTTCATTACCCTGCAGACGAGCATTAATGAGGTCCCAACACCCTTAATAACAAAAattgctggcagcacaggagctgtggatgGGATGGGGGTTGGCCCTGTTTGCTTTGGGGTGGCTGGACATTTTCAAAGAGACATCTTGGGTGGACGCTGGATTTGTTTCTGTGGGgtctcctttctcttcttcctcctcaccaTCACTCTGCCCTGTGATGTTTCCAGGTGACTTTCTCACTGACTTCAGGGAACATCGGCCGGGCTTTTGAGATCCGTACGACCAACGGCACCTACGGCGAGGTGTTTGTGGCACGGCCGCTGGACCGGGAGCTGCTGGATCACTACACCTTAAGGGTCAGCACCAAACTACCCCACTCACCCCTTGGCCTTCTGGTTTGctttcctggagctgtgagCTTCAAAGTAGCgcatttttccccttgaaaatCCACACCCAACCACAGATCCAAGCATCAGATGGCGGCGATCCTCCCCGGAGGAAGGAGCACATTCTACGAGTGAACATCCTGGATGTCAACGACAACCCCCCTGTCATCGACAGCCCCTTCGGCTACAACGTGAGCGTGAGCGAGGTAAgccccctgctcctctccttccaCCCTCCCAGGGCCACGTCTGACCACAAGGCAAGTGGGGACAACAAGAGTGTCCCTTGCAAACATCACCTTGGGTCATTTGAGGATCAGTGACCCCGTGCAAAGCTCATCTTTGGTCATTTGATGGTCAGCATCCCCTTGCAAACCTAACCTCGGGCCATCAAGGATCAGTGACTCCTTGCCATCCTCACCTTGGGTGGTAGAGGTGTTGGTGACCCCTTGAAAGTCCTCACTGGTGATGTACTCCTAGTTTTGGGCTAGGAAAGAGCTCTGCGAGCAGCTTAAACCCGTGAGGCTGCAGGGacctgcaggaaggagaagtGGCTACACACCCATGGAAATGCCACCAAAGTGACATGAGGGACGGTGCAGCGCAGAATAAGAATGGCTTTCAGGAAACAGCTTAGCAAGGGCTAGATAATTAAGCCATAAAACACAATCAGGCGTGAGAAAAGACAACTTATTTCCTGACAGTTTAATTCCTGGACTGAGGCAGGGGGGGAATTCTCAATTTGgtgatgaaaaatgaaatatgagtAATAGCCAGTGCCACTTAGCTGTGAGGAACTGCTGCTCGTGATTTATAGCTTAGCATTAAGGATATTGCCCTGTTAAGGTTTTCTTATCTATTTAATACATGTTCAGAGCAGGTTGAAGAAGGGAATTTCTGTTATGATTTTCCCCATAATGGGACTATCCAAAAATAATTAGCCAAGCTCTGGGTCCATTACACGGCCCTCACCTTTGCACACACTGCAGGTTTTATGCTCTTCCAGGCTGTGCCAGACTAGATAAGACCTAATGTACAGcttcctgctgagctgctgggtgtTGGGGCGGCGAGTTTGGAACCTCAAGCATGTCAGTGCCCTGTCTGTATTAGAATCCATTACATAATTAATTAGATATTTTACATGGGATGATGCTCGCGGCATTTACATCACGTATCTCCGCAGAACGTCGGCGGTGGCACGGCGGTGGCCCAGGTGCGCGCCACCGACCGGGACATTGGCCTCAACAGCGTCCTGTCCTACTACATCACCCGTGGGAACGAGGACCTGACCTTCCGCATGGACCGCGTCACCGGCGAGATCGCCACCCGGCCCTCCCCGCCCGACCGCGAGCGCCAGAGCTTCTACAGCCTCGTGGTCACCGTGGAGGACGAGGGCACCCCCTCCCTGTCGGTGAGCCACCAAAAAGGGCCTTTcaggggcaggatggggctgggcagcgctgtGGGAGTGAGCgtgaaaggggagaaaaggagcaggGTGTGATGTGTTGGTGACTCAGGGTCCAAACCTGCTGCGCGCAGATTTGGTTCAGGCATCCTTCAATGCCTGGTCCTGCAGGAGCCTCCCTCTCAACTGTTGAGCAAGCTTTATCCCCCGTCTCCAAATGCAAAAATATGAGCATCCCCATGGAGAAGTGTGCTGGCTGCCGCTGCCCTGCTCACAGGCTCTCTAGGTGCTGGGTCTGGAAGGGCTGCATACACCACTCACCCATCTCAGCACTTCAACCACAGCAGCTCAACCACAGAGTTCCATTCACCACTGACACGCTTGTCTGCTATGGTCCTTGTGAATGAGAAGAGATCTGGTGATTTTGCCGTGtcaggacaagggagaatggccTCAAACTGAAAGGGGGTTGATGTGAGAGCCCAGCCATCATCCCATGGTTTGGGGAAGTGACTCTTGCTTGGTTCATTGTTTGTGGCTCTGAGGATGAGTCTGGCATGGGAGAGTCAAAAGAGCAAATACTATGTGGAGCATtttgcagctctgtgtcccttctAACCCCAGTTCTCTGCATAGAGGTGAGAAAGCACAAATGGTGAGACAGGCTGACACCTTGCGTGACACTGTGCCATCCTTCCTGtccccacctccacctgctATCTCTCACCATCTCTCTACTCTGCCAACAGAGCTCCCTGCAAAGCCCTGCTCTACATTTTGATGAAGCAggtcacagccagcagtgcaAACTGTGGCTGTGATTCTCACTTCAGGCTTTGTGCTCTCAGCTCCTCCCGCCCGCTTGGTTCACACTCCGGTTTCTGCATCACCGTATTTTGCATTGGTTGTGTTGTCACTGAGGCTTAAACCTAAGGAAGTCTCTTCCTCCAGAGTGAGAAAAGGCAGCCTCATGTGAGTGCTGCCAGTTCCTCCTTGTCCCCACCGCTGTGGGAGCATGGCCGAGGAATGCCGTGTGCTGAGCTGGCAAATCCCGTTGCTGTGGCAATGGCcccttcccagtgccagccaggacaAGTGGCACAGCTTATCGCtgtcccagcagccctgcctgtccccagaggCTCTGCTGTGTGCCCACCATGTCACGAGCACACGTTATGCCAGCAGCAACAACCCAAATCCCAGCGGCACAAAGTGCCCAGCGACCCGATTCCTGAGCGGAGAGAGAAGAGTTCTGGCGCTTTGCAGAGCTCGAGGACGCTCAGGTCTTGTGAAAGGCTGTCGGGCatgctgctgggtgcctgctgGCCTCATGCCTGGGTGGGGAAATGATGTCTGTCAGGGGCTTGCTGCCTGCCAGAAACTCTGCTTTCACAAGGAGGTACAGGCTGATGCAACAAAGCACAAAAGGGGGTGATTGTTTGTAATTTGTACATCCATCCACGGGTTTCAAGGTTTGGCCTCCTCTGCgtgggagaggcagaggagacagagctgggagaggactGGGAAGTCCTCACTTGGAAGTGGTGGTCTGGGATACCCAGGACAgcaaggcagcagggaaaactGGGCAAGAGGAATCTCTTGGGAGATGGAAATGCTTTATCAACGCTTTTAACAAAAGGATAAAATGCTGctgataaaaggaaaataatttcatttttaaaaaagcatagcaggaggaaaaaaaccttcccAAGCTGGTGAGCTGCAACTGGAAGGTGTGTGGGAATTGCAGGACAACTGCAGATTGTCTGGCCCTGGGGCAAGCCAGCAGCTGCACCTGCCCAagggctggccctgctctggaATGGTCAGGatgcttcctgcagcagcaggaaggtcTGCCCAAGGGAACAGCAGCACCCCTCTGCACTGGGATACAGGGAtcctgctggcacccacagccccaggcactggtggctccagcagggcagggtggatcCTCACTGCCCAGATGTTGCTCTTGCAGCTGGGTCACCTTCACCACGAGCATCTGTGTCATCTTCTCCATGCACACAGCACCCCTGTGCCAGGACTTTTGCTGCAGAATGCATGGAAGccatttcttctctctcctaGAAGTCTTTACTTTTCCTTCTGGAGGGAAAACTGATGCCACACCAGAGCTTCTGGCAGAGAGCTTagttctgccagcagcaccagatATCCTGAAAAAATGGGGTTCAACAAAGCTTGGTTCTGTCATCAAACAGTGCATTCCTTAGGGAACAGAGCGACTTGGGGAGGGTTTCCAAGCCGTTAAGACCTGCAGGCAGGCAAAACCCCGGCGTGCCtttccagctggagctgctgagacaGGGAGAAAGGAAGTGCTGGAGGCGCCAGGTGCTGGATTCCCCAGCAGAGCCGGGACGGGGCCGAGCCGTGGGTGGCAATAAAGCACGAATCCCGTGCTCAGGAAGTTCCGTGGGGGTGTGGGTGCTGGCTTCTCCTTCATCCCTGAGCCACCTGGAGGGTGCTCCTGCTGAAGCCAACACTGGGCTGATTGAATCCTGCAGCAGCCTATTCCAGAGGCAAACACTGTTCCTTCCAGCCATGTGGTGTGGGAattcctgtgctgccagggatgctctgcctgGCCACACTGCCTGCTCACATCTGACTCTGGTTTGCTATGACTAATGTTTATGTTTGTCTCGTGGCCATTTTTTTACCCGCCTCacaacaaaaagagaaacaagaggaaaaaaaaaccaaacaaaaaccaacaaaacaaacgCACTCTGAGTAACAGCGTCTGCCACAAGGTTTGATATCATCACCAGGACTGAGTCATGCTGGAGCCAGAGTTTCTTTTGGACAAGCAATGCCAGATGATGTGTTCAGATGCTGCACGAGCACCCACATTCCTCAGGGCATCACAGAGTCCTCTCACAGTGGCCCAGGAGGGCAAGGGAAAGCCATCCTTAGCATTCCCCACCGTGCCCCCCAtgcctgcagctctccatgCTCTCAGACACCTCACAGGAACATCCTCCAACACCCTCCAGATGAACTTCCTAACTgacaggcatttaaaaaaaaaagcaaaaaacaaaactataaacatcctttttttcattttaatcagCACTGAtaatgaaacaaacagaaagataaaTTGCCCTGATCCCAAGCCAAGGATAAAACCGCAGCAGAAATAAGGCTCCTCCCAACATGTGTCGTGCTGTAAAGGCAGCAGCATCACAAGTCCATGGCCATTTCAAAAGGCTGGTAAGGAAAGAAGGctctggtggcagcagggagccTCTCCCCTTCctgttttgcaaagaaaaaggtAGTACAAGGTTGGCTGATGATCCTGTTTTGTTCCATGCTGAATAAAGTATTTTACCATCCCCTCCCAGAGAGGATGTTCAGTCAAGGATCCAGAAAGCAGAGCTAAGACCCTGGCAATAAGTTAATCCTCAGGGAAGTCTGCAGGTGCAGGACATCATTCCATCATCCTCACATCCTCAATTTTCAGCTAGTCTGTAAAATGCGAACAGTACAGAGCCGCGCACTTCTCCACAGAAACCGAAATCCGAGCAAGAGAGGTTCACTTCCAGTCCCAGAGCAGTGGCAGGATGGGAGACAAAGGCAGGGATCCTGCACACAGGACCCATTCCCTAAGGCATTgctgcccctggccctgccaccCTCCAGGGCTGTTGTCTTGGTGAGCACAGCGTGGTCTGCAGGATGTGGTTTCCCCTGGGGTCTTTAGGCTTTCAAGGAATTCGGTGAGTCAGGAACAGGATCTGGaaaagggcagagcagggatatTAGTCTAACTTACAGCCGAAGGGATATTATTCCAGGAAGTGAAACAGAGCTCTGCttttgggaagaaaacagagagtTTAGGTCCTTCCCATCTTCCCACCCTACACCAAGTGTGCCGCTGATATTTAACCCCTCGccttccccttcccatcccacctcCCCCACAGTCCCCAGAGGGGCTCAGCATCGCCAGCAACTCACCCAGGGTGGGGAAGAAGCAatccccagggccagggggggacaggggggtgcTGGGCTCCGAGAGCAGATGCCTGCCAGACTCTGAGGGCAGCCTGCTGGCCACGTAGGACAGCTGGGGCCGGGGCCGTGGCTCCGTGCCCGTTGATGGCACTGCCTCGAACACGGGGTTTTCAatgccctgggcactgctgtgggacaggagaagagttttatttttatttttattttattggcggtttttttaaaatccccaGGTGCTGGAACCCagaagcctgggagttttgaactttctgttcTTCATGACCCCCCAAGGGAACACTGCTTTAGACTggaggccttggagaaggcttccaaatttgagtgatgaaGTTAAAATCACGGGTGTGTAGTTAGAAcagaagtgtgtgctttcacatggtgaagCATTTGGAATTTGtggtttttagaatatagtaataggtatgggacaagatggaggattttggccATTggctctttctctcttcttccttcttcatgatttcaggcagtttttggttggatagtcagtgctgcactgcgggtcacaggtgtttggttattgggtcaaaaggaCAAATAGGTGTTAGCTTTTAATTGACTgcttagctttaaaagaccttgtaaccaGCTGGATTCAGCTCCATTTCGCTCACTTTTAGCTGTTAGCTGGAAGTTTGgctgagcactgggagcaggcaAGCAGGGCAAGGAGCAGGTTCAGGCAATGGCACCTCAGCTGGGAGCAAATGGGGAGCCCAGTGCAGGGGAAGGTTTAACCAAAGTGGATCCAAGCTCTTACTGGggtgcagggagaggcaggcCCTTGAAAAACGGAAGGATGTACTTCCCATGTGGAGATAGGGAAGAGAAACAGCAATTTCCCAGAAAGGGAAAGGGCTCAGGACGTGGGTGACACCAGCATCCCTTTcactctgccaggctggggatcTGTGCAGGCTTcaaggggaaggaggaaaggacaAGACCTCTGCAGGGTGTGGGGTTCAGGCTGCAAGGGGGTGTGAAGGggtgggggcagctggggacacgTGGGTTTCCTTACCTGTCCATCCTGACAAGCTCGTGGGCACCTGCCAAAGACAAAATGTTTGGGGTgagtgctggcagcacaaagCCCAGCATCAggcccagagccaggctgtgtcCTGGTGTCTCTGTGCATCCCTCTGTGCATCtccttccctgcatccctgccctctcccaCCTTGTTCactccccagcccagcttccTTCCAGACTGAGGCCCAAAGAAGGGGAAGAGACACTTCTGCAGGCACGGGGTGAAGTGAGGTGCAGCTGCaatccagcagtgcctggatgCAGCCACCaccctcctggggctctgccaACACTTGGCTGGTGTCAGGTATTCCCTCACCCCCTTTGctgcagcagatcccacagcctgtgctgctgggctctgctggatACCTGAGCTGAGATCCTTGAGTTTTGGCACAAACTGTGCCAAGGAAAAATGCTGTGTGGAAATAACCTGGTCCGTGATACCTGAGGGGCAAACCCCCTGGATTTTGACTCCCTTCTGGGGTGAAGCAGCATCCAGGTGATGCTTTGCAGAtggaggtgggagctgcagcccaggcagtgctAAATGGGTGCCTGTGGCAAGCACAGTTCCCATTCTCGTGGCTGGCACtgtgcccactgctgctgcaaaaaCCACTTCTCCAAAGGAGCCACACAGCACCCACCGAGCTAGGAGAGGAAAACCACAGGGCCCCCGCTTGCCCAAGGGCTGATGAAATGCCTCTGCCAGTTAAGGTGGTGCCCCTTTCCGCCTAATTACTGAAATCTCTGGGAGCCAAGCAcggcaggagctggcagccagctctgcctcagcacagccagggattccagggctggggcagcagaggggaGACCTGGCTTGCTGCAGTCCTGTGGCCACAGTCATGCTAGGGGTCTTGAGGAGGGTGAGAAAAGTGCAAATAATGCTTTTCAGTCACTTAGAAGGCAAAGCTTCTATTTCAGGCGTGCAGTGGAAGGAGGGATTAGTGATTGAGAAAGCTCTCAGAGTGGGTGTGGAGGAAAGGGCTCGGCAGGGAGCATCCTCACAGTCTCAGTACCCTCCTATGCCACACTCCTCACCAGCAGCCTGCAGGCATGCCTGATCCttcccaggacagctcctgGCAAGGAGGACCTGACTTTGGGCCACCTCACACCACACCCTGGGACTTGGGGCAACCACAGCCGCTGATCCCGGTGGGGCACATCCCATCCAGCCCTACCAGgctggggagccctgggagGTGAGCTGGGTGTCCTGGTACATACGTCTGCTGGTGGCAGCTTGTCTCTGCTTGTAAAtgaggagcaggatgaggggCAGGCAGAGGATGCCCACAATGCAGGCGCCCGTGGCCAGCGCGGCAGCCGTGATATCTGCAACACAAGAGGGCAGAGATGAACCCTCCCATTCACCTCCCCTTTCCTTGGCTTCCCCAGCCAAAATCACAGAACTATTTAGGATGGAGGAGACCTTAAATGATCATTAAgtccagcacaggacagccccatgTTGACTCAGAGCTGATGCACTGGGATGCGTTGCCAGCTGTGGAGATAAACTCTGAGCCATCCTGTTGGGGCCCTGACCAAAGCCCTTCACTGCTGCAGGATATCCCAAGGGTTTTGGTCTTCTAAGCCCTGATAAAGGCTTCCAGCAACTTTGGAAAGCCATTGCCAGCCATCAAAGGGCTTGTTACCCACAGCCTCTGCTAATTAATGTGTCTGTGGAGAATGTCACCCACAGAGGCTCCCAGGAAGGCTGGCAGCCTGCAGGCACATCTGTGGCCACCAAGCTCCTTGTGGGGTGGCTCACGGTGAAGCTGAGGGCTGCTTAAATCAAGGCAGGttcagctcctctcctgcacCTCCATCTGAGGAAGCAGCTTCTTGCCCCTCTGTGTTTCAGGAGGggacattttcctcttttttcctgacAGGGCAGGGTGTCCCAGCACTTGAGACTGAAGGTTAGGGACAAGAAAGCACATGGAGCTGCTTCCCTTGTCAGGGCATGCTGCAAGATAATTTTAGCCAAATCTGCCCATTTAGGAGCCAGCAAAGGGGGACAGACAGAGCAACCCAGCAAGAAACCAGCTGCAGGGTGGAGTGTGGACATCCCCATGTCTagacacagctctgggggagcCCCACATTGTCTGAGCACTCAAGCAAGGGTTGGGTTTCCCCTGCTTGAGGCAGAGGTGGCCCAGGCTTGGGGTGTAGCGAGaggttcctgcagctctttcACCTTTCTGCCCTTTCCCATCTGCTCGTGGCAGTGGCTGCTAAATCCCTGTTTTGGGAGGGGGCTCGGGTACTTCAGAACAACAGAGTGAGTGATCTCCGTGGGCTTCAGGACAGCCACGGCCAGGGGATGGGCTAAAGAAGGCTCAGCATTGAAAACCAGCcccccagcagccagctgtgAGGTTGTGTGTGAGCACTGGTGTGCTGGCAGTGATCCCTAGGGAATGTGTGGGACAGGATGGTGAGCAGTATGTTACAAAGAGGGGTTTTGCCCCTTTACCTTTGCCGGTGGCAGTGTGAAATGTGCAGTTTTGAAGCCCTCCTTTGCCTgcagaagagaacagaaaagctCAGGATTCActcaaaattcccacagaaCTCCCAAcctgctgcctgtccttgcCTTTTCTCCCTGGTATTGAGAATATTgctcatcccagagcagcacaaagcaggagTTTAATCCTGGGAAGTGTTCAGTGAGATCCCTGCTGCTAGACCCCCTTTGTCCAGGCAGCAGGGCCCATCACTGACCGTGcagcctcttttttttcagtctaaaaGAAAGTAATCTAATACTGCAAATCAAGGCCAGGAGATGCCTTCCCCTCCCTCATGCCTCTCCCTCTGGGCTGCTGTCCCAAGGTTATCTGTGAGGCCTCGCTCAGCCAGCTCCTTTTAAGTTGAGgcttgttttcctctctgccagAAGGAGGTTGAAGAAGATCAGTGAAACTATGTACCATGGTTTTTATTGCATTCCAGCCCCTCAAgttattaagatttttttttaaatgtttcatcGCTCCCTAACTCAAACCATCAACATCGGCTGCTCTTTGACTTTTGGAATGTGCCCTGCACTTCCAGAAGTCAGAGAAGTTGCCTTCCCAACCCCCAGTGCTGCATCCCCTTCCCAGCCATGGATGCATGGATGCAGGGgccccctccctcacctggctgGACCTGCAGCTCCACGAAGCCGTGAGCCACCTGCATGGTGTGGGGCTTGCTGTGACCTTCCCTCCTGACCTCCACGGCGTAGCAGCAGTAATTCCCGCTGTCCTGCAGCGTCAGGTTC
The window above is part of the Catharus ustulatus isolate bCatUst1 chromosome 8, bCatUst1.pri.v2, whole genome shotgun sequence genome. Proteins encoded here:
- the VSIR gene encoding V-type immunoglobulin domain-containing suppressor of T-cell activation, with product MGTANRRAGLLLAALCLLVSHGGRAAAFLISTPYSLCVCPEGQSVTLTCRISGALAERHDLLYKTWYFSSTGDQSCSDKRHVRNVTEKELHHDISRHHEPPGNGSQKSPLGRQGGHRGVELVPDHHGAFHIVVRNLTLQDSGNYCCYAVEVRREGHSKPHTMQVAHGFVELQVQPGKGGLQNCTFHTATGKDITAAALATGACIVGILCLPLILLLIYKQRQAATSRRAHELVRMDSSAQGIENPVFEAVPSTGTEPRPRPQLSYVASRLPSESGRHLLSEPSTPLSPPGPGDCFFPTLDPVPDSPNSLKA